TCGATAACGTCACGGAGCGCTACACCGCCGACCGCTCGGTGCGTGAGGAGCGCGAGAAACTTATAGACTTTACAGACAACGCCCCGGTCGGGTTTTTCTCCGTCGATGAGAACGGCCGCTTCCAGTTCGCCAACGCCACCTTCGCCCGCTGGCTGGGCGAGGATCTGGCTCTCCTGCTCTTGCAGGGCAAGCTCCATACCTATATGGAGCATCCGCCGGAGAACGCGAAACCCTACGAACTCACCAACGAAAGCGCAGGCTCCCAGATCGTGGAGGTGCAGATGAAGGGTCCGGCGGGCCGCACCTTCCTGGCCTCCGTCAATTACAGCATCGTGCAGGGCGAGGGCGGCGCCGTGCGAACCCGCGCCGTCGTCCACGACCTCACCGCCGAACGCGAAATGCGAAAAGCCCTGCAGGCCTCGGAAGACCGTTTCCAGAGATTTTTCGAGGAAGCGCCGCTGGGGATCATCCTCGTCAATCAGGACGGCATGATCGAGGATTGCAACGGCGAATTCGCCCGCATGATTGGTCGCACGGTTTCGGATATCGAGGGCACGGACTTTAAAATTCTTTTAGGCGGCGAAGACCGCGACACCGTTCTTGAAGCCCTCAGCCACACCGAAAAGGGCCAGCAGATTTCAGGAACCATGGAAGTCACGCTCAAGGGCGAGAAACGCCCGGTTATTACGCAGCTTCACGCCCGCCGCTTCCGTGAGGGGCGCAGCATGGTTCTGCACTTCATCGACATGACAGAAAAGAAATCGCTGGAGGAGCAGTTCGTCCAGTCCCAGAAGATGCAGGCCATCGGCCAGCTCGCCGGCGGCGTCGCGCACGACTTTAACAATATGCTGACCGCCATCATCGGCTTCTGCGATCTTTTGCTCCTGCGCCACAAGCCCGGCGATCCGTCTTTCGGCGACATCATGCAGATCAAGCAGAACTCCAACCGCGCCGCAAACCTCGTGCGCCAGCTTCTGGCATTTTCGCGGCAGCAGACCTTGCGCCCGCGCCTGCATGACCTGACCGATATCCTCACCGAACTTTCGCACCTCCTGCGCCGCCTGATCGGTGCCAACATCGAACTTGATATCGTCCACGGCGACGATCTCGGCCTCGTGAAAATCGACGAGGGCCAGATGGAGCAGGTCTTCATCAACCTCGCCGTCAACGCCCGCGACGCGATGGACGGCGGCGGCACCCTGACCGTCACCACGGAGAACTACACCAACCGCAAGCCCCGCGAAATCAAGACGGAGGATATGCCCCCCGGCGACTGGGTGCTGGTCAAAGTCACGGACACCGGAACAGGCATCACGAAAGAAAACCTCGCCCGCATCTTCGAGCCGTTCTTTACGACCAAGGAGGTGGGGCAGGGGACGGGCCTCGGCCTTTCCACCGTCTTCGGCATCATCCGCCAGTCCGGCGGCTTCGTGGATGTCGAAAGCGAAGTCGGCAAGGGCACAACCTTCCTGATTTATCTCCCCCGCGCCGCCGAGTCGGAGGAAGAAGAGGACGAACCCCAGGAACTGACCGAGGAAAAACCGAAGGATCTGACCGGAACCGAAACGATCCTGCTGGTGGAGGACGAAGACGCCGTAAGAACATTCAGCCAGCGCGCCCTCACGAATAAGGGCTACAAGGTTCTCGCAGCCGAAAGCGGCGATTCCGCCCTGCGCCTGTTCGAGGCGGCGGAAAACAAAAAGCTCGACCTTCTGATCACCGACGTCGTCATGCCCGGCATCGACGGCCCCACCCTGGCCAAAAAAATCCGCGAGGCCAGCCCGAAACTCAAGATCATCTTCATCTCCGGCTATACCGAGGAACGCCTGAAGGACCATATGGGGGAGCGCATCTACTTCCTCCCCAAGCCCTTCACCCTCAAGCAACTCGCCGAAAAGGTAAAGCAGGTGCTGGAGGAGTAATACTTCCTTAAAAAGCATCCCCGCGCCCCCTTTGTCATCCCCGCGTCCCTTTTGTCATCACCGTGCCCCTCTTTTGTCATCCCCGCGTAAGCGGGGATCCAGTAAAGCGACCTAAATAGATAACGATGCACGGCTTGCGTTGTGTTCGCCGTGCCCGTTGTGTTTAAAAAACTTAGCGTCTTCGTGCTTTCTCGCCGAAGAGCGGAACTCCTTAATCTCTTACTCTCCTCCTTAACCTCCGTGGTCAAAACTCTTTCAACTTGTAACTCTTATCTTGTACATCCAATTATGAATAATGTTCTTTTTTTGTTCTTTTTTCTTGACACAAGAATAAAACAAGAACATTGTCATGTGCATAAGGCGGTTCGCGCCGCCACGTAGGATTTGCACATCACCCCCAATTATGCCAAAAGGGAGTCTCCGCTATGACCATCACCCCGTTCAGACAGGACAAGGATAACGCCATGACCCAGAACACCGCCGAAAAGCAGAAGGCGCTCGACGCCGCCCTCGCGCAGATCGAACGCGCCTTCGGCAAGGGCTCCATCATGAAGCTCAATGACGGGCAGATGGCGATGGAGGTGGAGTCGGTCTCCACCGGCTCTCTGGGCCTCGATATCGCGCTCGGTATCGGCGGCCTCCCGCGCGGAAGAATTGTAGAAATCTACGGCCCGGAAAGCTCCGGCAAAACGACACTGGCGCTGCAGGTCATCGCCGAGGCGCAGAAGGGCGGCGGCACCTGTGCGATCGTGGACGCCGAACACGCGCTCGACCCCGGCTATGCCCGCAAGCTTGGCGTCGATGTAGACAATTTGCTCATCTCCCAGCCCGACGCGGGGGAGCAGGCGCTCGAAATCGCCGACACGCTGGTGCGCTCCGGTGCGCTGGACGTTCTGGTCGTCGACTCGGTCGCCGCGCTCGTTCCCCGCGCGGAGCTGGAGGGCGAAATGGGCGACTCCCACGTCGGCCTGCAGGCCCGCCTGATGTCGCAGGCCTTGAGAAAACTCACCGGGTCGATTGCCCGTTCGCGTACCATCGTCATCTTCATCAACCAGATCCGCATGAAGATCGGCGTCATGTTCGGCTCGCCCGAAACCACGACGGGCGGCAACGCATTGAAATTCTACGCCTCCGTCCGCCTCGACATCCGCCGCATCGGCGCGATCAAGGACAAGGAGACCGTGGTCGGCAATCAGACCCGCGTGAAGGTCGTAAAAAACAAGATGGCCCCGCCCTTCCGTCAGGTCGAGTTCGATATCATGTACGGCGAAGGCATTTCCAAGACCGGAGAACTCATTGATCTGGGCGTAAACGCCAACATCGTCGAAAAGTCCGGCGCATGGTTCGCTTACGACGGCCAGCGCATCGGGCAGGGCCGCGAAAACGCCAAGCAATTCATGAAGGACCATCCGGAAGTGGCCGCGAAGCTCGAAAACCAGATCCGCCAGAACGCGGGCCTTGTAGCGGAAGCCATGCTTGCCGGACCAGAATCAGCCGGAGACTCGGCGGATGAGGCGGCGGCAAGCGCGGCGAATGACGAAGGGCCACCCCCGGCCAAAAAGAAGAAATAAAGGTCTTCGGCAGGATATTAATAGTCAAACACAGGGACGCTCTCCTGTTCCCGCAGGTTGTGCAGTTGTGCGAGATCTTCGATGGACGTCACGCGAAGGGCGCCGTTCTTTTCCAGATATTCAAGCGCCCGCGGCACCGCGAACTCGGGGTGCGGGTCATTCTCGCCGATACAGTCTTCCAGCAGGCGGACCTCATACTTTTTATCCAGCGCATCCAGAGTAAGGTCGGTGATGCACATCGAGGCATGAAACCCGGCAACCGACAGCGTTTTGATTCCGCGCTGCTTGAGAACCGTATCGATGTTCTTTCCGCCGATATCGCTGTGCAGGAAGGGGGACATTTCCTCCTTCCGCACCATGATATCTCCACGCTCGGGCTTGTATTCGACCATGTAAAGCCCGCCATTCGCAGTCGTATGGTCCTCGTCAGCAAAAGCGTAACAGATCACAAACACCGGAACGCCGAGATCGCGGTACCTGTCCGCCACATCCCGGATCCGCTCGGCCACGGTGCGCGTCTGCTCCGTTCCGTTCGGCTTCATCATTCCGCCTTCCGTGGTCCACGACAGATACGCAGGATCATCGAAGGTGGGGTCCACCCGCCAGCGCTGCGAATCGTTAATTAACAAAGCATGGTGTTGTAAGGAAGGCATCCCCGTCCCGCTTTTTTTCATCTCTTGACTGCAAGAATATCAGCTTTTCGCACAACTGAAAAGTTTACGCCTGAGGACACAAAAAAACACTGAAAATCAACCCTTCTCGCGCATCAGCGCCTGCTTCTGCCGTCCCCAGTCGCGCTGCTTTTCCGTCTCACGTTTATCGTGCTTCTTCTTCCCTCGCGCAATCGCGATTTCCAGCTTCGCCCGCCCCCTTTTATCGAAATAAAGCTGCGTGGCGACAATCGTCATGCCCTCGCGGGTCACCGCGCCGATCAGCTTGTCGATTTGCTTCTTGTGAAGAAGGAGCTTCCTCGGACGTGTCGGTTCGTGCTGCAAATGCGGCCCCGCCTGTTTATATTCCGCGATATTCGCCCCCCACAGCCACAGTGCGCCGTCCTTGGGCCCGACAAAACTTTCCTTGATGCTGCACTGCCCGAGCCGCAGCGACTTGACCTCCGATCCGGTCAGCATGATCCCCGCCTCGAAACGGTCCAGAAGCTCGTAATCGAAACGCGCCTTCCGGTTCTCGGCCACCACCTTGTCGGTCGAGATCATCGCGGGCTTTTTCTTGTCTTTTTTCCCGGCCATAACAGTTTGCGCGCCTTTCTTTTCAGGAACCGCGAGGGTACAGGCAGACGCAGGTTATTGGCAAGTGTATTAAAAGGCAGGTCAGGCCCGCCGGGCCTTGGCGCGTCCGCCTTTCAGGCCCGTCTGCTCCAACGCGGCATCGACAAGCTTGCGCGCCTTCTCGGAGGCGGGAACAAGCGGCAGCCGCACCTCGTCGGAACAAAGGCCCAGCGTGGAGGCCGCATATTTGACGGGCGCCGGATTGCTCTCACAGAACAAGGTTTTCGCCAGCGGCAGCAAAAGATCACGCAATTCCGCGAAAGTCTCAAGGTCACCTTCCATCCAAGCCTCCTGTAACCGGGCGCATTGCGCCGGAGCCACGTTGGAAACAACGGAAATGCAGCCCACGCCGCCCTGCGCCAGAAACGCCGCCGCCGTGATATCGTCGCCCGAAAGCTGGCAGAAATCGGGGCCGATCGCCATGCGCGTCTCCAGAGGTCGTGACAAATCACCCGCCGCATCTTTCACCCCGACAATATTCGGAAGCTTGGCCAGCTTGGCCATAGTCTCGACGGTCATGTCGATCACGCACCGCCCGGGGATATTATAGATGATAATGGGAATCGCCACGTCATCGTGGATTTTCCTGTAATGGGCGTAAAGACCATCTTGCGTGGGTTTGTTATAATAAGGGGTGACGATCAGCGCCCCGTCCGCGCCGACATCCTTGGCGTGTTGCGTCAGGGTGATAGCCTCATGCGTGGCATTCGAACCCGTGCCGGCAATAACCGGAACTCTCTTGTTGGCGATTTTCACGCACCGCTCGACAACAGCCATGTCCTCATCGTAAGTAAGAGTAGGGCTTTCACCTGTCGTGCCACACGGAACCAGACCATGCGTACCTTGCTCGATCTGCCATTCAACAAGATTATCGAATGCTTTCCAGTCGATTTCGCCTTTTTTAAAAGGTGTAATGAGGGCAGTGATGGAGCCTTTAAACATAATCGGACTTTCTTGACGATAATTCCCGCGATTTGTGCCAATTTATCGCCTCGGAAGCCGCCGCGCAAGGTTCTGATCGTTCTTCTGGGCGTTTTTCAGTTAGCATTTCTGCTCTCAGCCCCCGTTTTCGCCAAGGATTCGGAGATCAGCCGCGTCCAGACCGCACAGGCGCGAAAGAATACGGTCCTTGCCATTCAATCCTTCCGTCAGGGAAAAAAGGAGCAGGCCCGAAAATATATCGCCGAAAGCCGCGATCCGCTGGCCGCCAAGCTTTATCACTGGCTGGTCTTCACCGAAGAACGCTCAAGCTGGGATCCCGGACTTTTTGTCACCCTGACGCGCTTCATCCGCCAGAATCCCGACTGGCCGGGTATTACCAAAATGACCGCGAAGGTCGAGGACATCATGCCCGCGAATTTTCCCAGCAACGACGTCCTGACATGGTTCAAGGATTACCCGCCCCAGACGGGCCGGGGCATGAGCCGCTACATGGACGCCCTGATCGCGCAGGGCCGTAAGGACGAAGCCCGTAAATTTATGGTGGACTGGTGGGCCAGCACCCTGACCAGTCGCGACCAGCAACGCGGCCTTTTCGAAAAATAC
The sequence above is drawn from the Alphaproteobacteria bacterium genome and encodes:
- a CDS encoding PAS domain S-box protein, producing the protein MTIDHKEFIERHHKTTGARHQVEGRRHLSSLLVFLIFALYLVVMVFVVSVARVDSTTIFVSIFVFVAATLVAFAAKRAQYLQATQEDELVLIKEVMEGSRGGRLITDSADNTLYYNQRFAEMCGVEKDVSYAALVRMFENNDKASGLLDSLSDVAHRGLTDSIELYCDLRDLEGWYQVTAQPIAGHAGYIHWRLDNVTERYTADRSVREEREKLIDFTDNAPVGFFSVDENGRFQFANATFARWLGEDLALLLLQGKLHTYMEHPPENAKPYELTNESAGSQIVEVQMKGPAGRTFLASVNYSIVQGEGGAVRTRAVVHDLTAEREMRKALQASEDRFQRFFEEAPLGIILVNQDGMIEDCNGEFARMIGRTVSDIEGTDFKILLGGEDRDTVLEALSHTEKGQQISGTMEVTLKGEKRPVITQLHARRFREGRSMVLHFIDMTEKKSLEEQFVQSQKMQAIGQLAGGVAHDFNNMLTAIIGFCDLLLLRHKPGDPSFGDIMQIKQNSNRAANLVRQLLAFSRQQTLRPRLHDLTDILTELSHLLRRLIGANIELDIVHGDDLGLVKIDEGQMEQVFINLAVNARDAMDGGGTLTVTTENYTNRKPREIKTEDMPPGDWVLVKVTDTGTGITKENLARIFEPFFTTKEVGQGTGLGLSTVFGIIRQSGGFVDVESEVGKGTTFLIYLPRAAESEEEEDEPQELTEEKPKDLTGTETILLVEDEDAVRTFSQRALTNKGYKVLAAESGDSALRLFEAAENKKLDLLITDVVMPGIDGPTLAKKIREASPKLKIIFISGYTEERLKDHMGERIYFLPKPFTLKQLAEKVKQVLEE
- the recA gene encoding recombinase RecA, which codes for MTITPFRQDKDNAMTQNTAEKQKALDAALAQIERAFGKGSIMKLNDGQMAMEVESVSTGSLGLDIALGIGGLPRGRIVEIYGPESSGKTTLALQVIAEAQKGGGTCAIVDAEHALDPGYARKLGVDVDNLLISQPDAGEQALEIADTLVRSGALDVLVVDSVAALVPRAELEGEMGDSHVGLQARLMSQALRKLTGSIARSRTIVIFINQIRMKIGVMFGSPETTTGGNALKFYASVRLDIRRIGAIKDKETVVGNQTRVKVVKNKMAPPFRQVEFDIMYGEGISKTGELIDLGVNANIVEKSGAWFAYDGQRIGQGRENAKQFMKDHPEVAAKLENQIRQNAGLVAEAMLAGPESAGDSADEAAASAANDEGPPPAKKKK
- a CDS encoding isochorismatase family protein, whose protein sequence is MPSLQHHALLINDSQRWRVDPTFDDPAYLSWTTEGGMMKPNGTEQTRTVAERIRDVADRYRDLGVPVFVICYAFADEDHTTANGGLYMVEYKPERGDIMVRKEEMSPFLHSDIGGKNIDTVLKQRGIKTLSVAGFHASMCITDLTLDALDKKYEVRLLEDCIGENDPHPEFAVPRALEYLEKNGALRVTSIEDLAQLHNLREQESVPVFDY
- the smpB gene encoding SsrA-binding protein SmpB, yielding MISTDKVVAENRKARFDYELLDRFEAGIMLTGSEVKSLRLGQCSIKESFVGPKDGALWLWGANIAEYKQAGPHLQHEPTRPRKLLLHKKQIDKLIGAVTREGMTIVATQLYFDKRGRAKLEIAIARGKKKHDKRETEKQRDWGRQKQALMREKG
- a CDS encoding 4-hydroxy-tetrahydrodipicolinate synthase; protein product: MFKGSITALITPFKKGEIDWKAFDNLVEWQIEQGTHGLVPCGTTGESPTLTYDEDMAVVERCVKIANKRVPVIAGTGSNATHEAITLTQHAKDVGADGALIVTPYYNKPTQDGLYAHYRKIHDDVAIPIIIYNIPGRCVIDMTVETMAKLAKLPNIVGVKDAAGDLSRPLETRMAIGPDFCQLSGDDITAAAFLAQGGVGCISVVSNVAPAQCARLQEAWMEGDLETFAELRDLLLPLAKTLFCESNPAPVKYAASTLGLCSDEVRLPLVPASEKARKLVDAALEQTGLKGGRAKARRA